In Anolis carolinensis isolate JA03-04 chromosome 4, rAnoCar3.1.pri, whole genome shotgun sequence, the genomic window gtctgttggaaatgaggcaagcggagtgtatatatatacagtagagtctcacttatccaagctaaacaggctagcagaagcttggataagcgaatatcttggataataaggagggattaaggaaaagccgattaaacatcaaattaggttaagattttacaaattaaacaccaaaacttcatgttatacaacaaatttgacagaaaaagtagttcaatacgcagtaatgttatgttgtaattactgtatttacgaatttagcaccaaaatatcatgatatattgaaaacattgactacaaaaatggcttggattatccagaggcttggataagtgaggcttggattagtgagactctactgtatattgtaacgaagtgtgatttttttttaatttacagatatcatgtttaattgcattttaaaagggtcaatatttcagttactctgcactcttgagttggttgccatggagaagtgggcggagccaactgccattttggtggagaagtgcaggtttgaaaaagaagcagttagtctgtgccctgatgaggtataGGGAAGACTGACCCtcggttgaagggatcagggagactcaaatgcttgagtcaatttaaaataagtttggtgacttattttaaggtagtctgtctcctgatgagaaACAGATactctgtgattgtaattcataaggtgaggatgcctgccatagatgtgggcaaaacgtcaggagagaatgcttctggaacatggccatacagcccggaaaacacacaatgagccaataaatataataataatagtcataataacagtaacaataatgatgatgatgatgtatcaaGTTGTCTCTGCTCAAGAGTGttgaggcctcaccaaactacaactcccaggatccctaaGACATGACAATCCAGAGGGGCAACACAGCTAAAATAGGAAAGTCCGGATTCTCTTGGAAACTGTAGTTTGAGCACTGGTAGAAGGACTAAGGGGGCATCTATAtgatataattaatgcagtttcactccgctttcactgccatggctcaatgaaatggaatcctggaagctgaagTTTGGCgaagaaccagcactctttggcagagaaggcaaaagaacttgataaattgcaactcccagaatcccatagcattgagcaaagtGGCATCGATCcgtattcattctccagtgtagatgcacctttggagAATAACTCTAATGAGGACCAGACTCCTGAATTTGTTTGTTCTAAAACACAGAATGGGAAgggtcccccagaggccatctattccaaccccattctgctcagTGCAAGAAAAACACCTTGAAAATGTGGCCGAACACTTCCCTGCTGGGAATACtttaggggttggactgggtggtctcTGGGGGACCCTTCCAAATTTGTGATGTAGAGCTAAGAAATGCGGAGGTGGTTTGGAGTGAGAGGATTTGCAGCCCACGCTTGGCTTACACGGAGCCGCATTTGCCGTAGCTGTCCTGGTAGTCCCCGACGTGGATCCGAGCCCCCTTGATCCGCTCCGAGCAGCAGTCCGAGCGGTTCTTGACCACGACGGCCTTGACGGCCAGGCGGGCGCCCAGGTCCACGCTCCACCAGGGCCCCGGCTCCTTCGTGGTGTGGCTGCAGGAGCCGTGGTGCCAGTCTCCGTCCCGGTCCCCGTCCACGGCACTCTCCGCCCGGCTGAAGACCAGGCCCCGTTGCGGGAAAGTGGACGACTGGGCCGCCGGACGGCCACGGGCCCAGTTCTGAGCTGGGGTCAAGAGAGAGGGACACGGGTCAAGATACAGGGCCAGGTATGGAGTCACTGACCTTACGTTATGCAGAACCATTGACggctagagctggaagagaccccaagggccatcccacCCAAAGGCGTCATCTaatccagaggtcctcaaacttttgaagcaga contains:
- the LOC100560012 gene encoding fucolectin-1, producing the protein MTIIIQDSQNWARGRPAAQSSTFPQRGLVFSRAESAVDGDRDGDWHHGSCSHTTKEPGPWWSVDLGARLAVKAVVVKNRSDCCSERIKGARIHVGDYQDSYGKCGSVCGTVTNGSAGSLSIVCCDGLKGRYVSVTIPDRTEYLTFCELEVYGSRLRDEC